A single Amphiprion ocellaris isolate individual 3 ecotype Okinawa chromosome 1, ASM2253959v1, whole genome shotgun sequence DNA region contains:
- the LOC118470003 gene encoding uncharacterized protein C14orf93 homolog gives MADQAEAMKSSARSHHRRKRLLDARKTVLAPDEEDFWKGITADMMSDEEDGSVDGVRGWIVRPPSFHSQELANLRAALQAGG, from the exons ATGGCAGATCAGGCGGAGGCCATGAAGTCTTCTGCCCGGAGTCACCACAGAAGAAAGAGG CTGCTGGATGCCAGGAAGACAGTCCTTGCTCCAGATGAAGAGGACTTCTGGAAGGGCATCACAGCTGACATGATGTCAGATGAGGAGGACGGCAGCGTTGACGGGGTGCGTGGATGGATAGTACGGCCTCCATCCTTCCACAGCCAGGAGCTTGCCAACCTGCGTGCAGCCCTACAGGCTGGAGGCTGA